From Armatimonadota bacterium, the proteins below share one genomic window:
- a CDS encoding CsgG/HfaB family protein: MRNALLTLSGAVVLVLAAWPHSVPAQDGRPVVMVVDFAVAVGWSAASEVVTERIVARLREEGTVRVLSRSETRSALQAARLDLRGILDVADVSRAALRAGADYVVMGEVEQLDQNHTGGCFPIVGCMYTITANVRLRGVVVDAETAMVVARPDGQARGQQTSASVWVGPWWTHVSVHNFDGQLIGKVTLEAVGQFVSRARPALRPKPGRSREAQPLPSTPASGGLERPGLSFHRGSRVILGETFSGCTVRPPGWRVSGGSVECVRLEGRTWLAGVRGETWVERDVPDLEPSRDFALEFAVRLEGQGVAPRLRVYLGRRESPFVFELDWRNNWRGFWAGKPLPDVVGELRGRTRQVAIARRDDMIHVFVDGQRALSDPVDPVTLGRQSRQITVYMGDVDIERRLYVLLTEVVVSQYD; this comes from the coding sequence GTGCGGAACGCGCTTCTGACCCTGAGCGGTGCTGTAGTGCTCGTTCTGGCCGCGTGGCCTCACTCTGTGCCCGCCCAGGATGGTCGCCCGGTCGTGATGGTGGTGGACTTCGCGGTGGCAGTCGGGTGGTCTGCGGCCTCCGAGGTGGTGACCGAGCGGATCGTCGCGCGCCTCCGGGAGGAGGGCACGGTGAGGGTCCTGTCGCGTTCTGAGACTCGTTCGGCCCTGCAGGCGGCCCGTCTGGATCTCCGAGGGATTCTGGACGTGGCCGATGTGAGCCGGGCAGCTCTGCGGGCAGGCGCGGACTACGTGGTGATGGGCGAAGTGGAACAGCTGGACCAGAACCACACAGGCGGGTGTTTCCCCATCGTGGGCTGCATGTACACCATCACGGCCAATGTACGGCTCCGAGGGGTGGTGGTGGACGCGGAGACCGCGATGGTGGTGGCCCGTCCGGACGGTCAGGCCCGAGGCCAGCAGACCTCCGCATCGGTGTGGGTCGGACCCTGGTGGACGCATGTCTCGGTCCACAACTTCGACGGGCAGTTGATCGGGAAGGTTACCCTGGAAGCCGTGGGCCAGTTCGTGTCCCGGGCTCGTCCGGCTCTCCGGCCGAAGCCGGGCCGGTCCCGGGAAGCGCAACCCCTTCCGTCGACCCCAGCTTCGGGGGGATTGGAGCGCCCCGGCCTGAGCTTTCACCGGGGCAGCCGCGTGATCCTCGGCGAGACCTTCTCCGGCTGCACGGTGCGTCCCCCGGGCTGGCGCGTGTCCGGGGGGAGTGTAGAGTGTGTCCGGCTCGAGGGGAGGACGTGGCTCGCAGGAGTGCGGGGGGAAACCTGGGTAGAACGGGACGTGCCTGACCTCGAGCCTAGCCGAGACTTCGCCTTGGAGTTCGCGGTCCGGCTAGAGGGCCAGGGCGTCGCACCACGGCTGCGGGTGTACCTCGGACGCCGTGAGTCCCCGTTTGTGTTTGAGCTGGACTGGCGGAACAACTGGCGCGGTTTCTGGGCTGGCAAACCGCTGCCGGACGTGGTCGGAGAACTGCGGGGCCGGACTCGCCAGGTGGCCATCGCGAGGCGGGACGACATGATCCACGTGTTCGTCGACGGGCAGCGGGCTCTTTCGGACCCTGTGGATCCCGTGACGCTCGGCCGCCAATCCCGCCAGATTACGGTGTACATGGGCGATGTAGACATCGAGCGGAGGCTCTATGTGCTCCTGACAGAGGTGGTCGTCAGCCAGTACGACTGA
- a CDS encoding S8 family serine peptidase, with protein MRKSLIRLGIVGAVLLLVACGSGPIPRPSSPISEIVPGEILVRYHFGSGLAGQAVVRGASVVRTARFRLPIGTYHLALVRVPVGEEAAYIERFRQRPEVAYAEYNYRVRRVESQTLLPGDLRVHQSGELDWAGLADPKLRECDPAFEVRRLNGEVSRCTDAERNASWQWNLWRIRAPQAWRISDGEGVVVAVVDEGVDLSHPEFAGRLVLPREGCPTDTVDGDFDPGDSGGHGTHVAGIVAAGADGLGIVGVAPRARVLPIRALGPLGGTTFTVVSGILCAAEHGAAVLNGSWGGVAYSALELDALRAVVASGVFVVFAAGNLYDAGNPRVYPAAFAEVVPGVVAVGATTPTDRIASFSSSGRWVTLAAPGTTVYSTLPTAQGSYGFLQGTSMAAPHVAGLSALMLSRNPGLSPARVQSLLQATAFAPCPEYPRPDWDRPGSCGSFTMGPGAYGYGIVDAWAALSATGR; from the coding sequence GTGAGGAAATCGCTCATCCGCTTGGGAATCGTGGGAGCCGTGCTCCTGCTGGTCGCGTGCGGATCCGGACCGATCCCGCGGCCCTCCAGCCCTATCTCGGAGATCGTTCCTGGAGAGATCCTCGTCAGGTACCACTTCGGTTCCGGGTTGGCAGGCCAGGCCGTGGTGCGGGGTGCGTCCGTGGTGCGAACCGCCCGGTTTCGCCTCCCAATTGGCACCTACCACCTCGCCTTGGTCCGGGTACCGGTGGGGGAAGAGGCCGCGTACATCGAACGGTTCCGGCAGCGACCAGAGGTGGCGTACGCGGAGTACAACTACCGGGTGCGCCGGGTGGAGAGCCAGACCCTCCTGCCTGGGGATCTGCGGGTGCACCAAAGCGGTGAACTAGATTGGGCCGGCCTCGCGGACCCCAAACTGCGGGAGTGCGATCCGGCCTTCGAGGTGCGGCGGCTCAACGGTGAAGTCTCCCGGTGTACGGATGCGGAGCGGAACGCTTCCTGGCAGTGGAACCTCTGGCGGATCCGGGCTCCTCAGGCCTGGCGGATCTCAGACGGGGAGGGCGTGGTGGTGGCGGTGGTGGACGAGGGGGTAGATCTCTCGCACCCGGAGTTCGCGGGCCGGCTCGTGCTCCCCCGGGAGGGATGCCCTACGGACACCGTGGACGGGGACTTCGATCCAGGGGATTCCGGGGGGCACGGGACCCACGTGGCGGGGATTGTGGCCGCGGGTGCAGACGGGCTTGGGATCGTGGGCGTGGCCCCTCGGGCGAGGGTCCTGCCGATCCGCGCGCTGGGGCCCTTGGGAGGCACCACCTTCACCGTGGTGAGCGGGATCCTGTGCGCGGCGGAGCACGGGGCCGCGGTGCTGAACGGCTCGTGGGGCGGGGTGGCGTACTCCGCGCTGGAGCTGGATGCCCTGCGGGCGGTGGTGGCCTCCGGGGTGTTCGTGGTGTTCGCCGCGGGCAACCTCTACGACGCCGGCAACCCCAGGGTGTACCCCGCGGCCTTCGCGGAGGTCGTCCCGGGCGTCGTCGCGGTGGGAGCCACCACCCCTACCGACCGCATCGCCTCCTTCTCCTCCTCGGGCCGGTGGGTCACCCTGGCGGCCCCGGGCACCACCGTCTACTCCACCCTCCCCACGGCTCAGGGGTCCTACGGGTTCCTGCAGGGGACCAGCATGGCCGCGCCGCACGTGGCGGGGCTGTCGGCCCTTATGCTTTCCCGGAACCCGGGACTCTCCCCCGCCCGCGTGCAGTCCCTGCTGCAGGCCACCGCGTTTGCCCCTTGCCCGGAATATCCGAGACCCGACTGGGACCGCCCGGGCTCGTGTGGCAGCTTCACGATGGGGCCCGGGGCGTACGGATATGGCATCGTGGACGCCTGGGCCGCCCTCTCCGCGACCGGGAGGTGA
- a CDS encoding M48 family metallopeptidase — protein MGRAWPSPREVLRRVSVVLALVLVATPASAQPSIPESQELAIGRTVAAQLIAEYGLVGDAEWLGFLSGLRDRLLPFSGRPGIPYQVGILNHTVPNAASTPGWLFVTAGLVHLRPEVDAWAFVLAHEIAHIARRHVAQHVARAQAGQLASILVAILTGSRAAGDVVGLLVQLSTLGFSRELELEADREALRMLVEAGFDPQAASRTLSWFNEVTGRRQERTHWTGTHPGFLDRVAAVQRAYEEFGARGLPLRVRHFRIRYEVGPVVLVPERLVELRDAWNLHLLVENRGERPAGVQSMNAVLVGPDGEVRVRFLRSTLPEEVPAQGRVQGVLAFEKKSSRWPEALVVPVRVGEERGEARVDLTSGGPYTPPSAPPSLPRPPSLP, from the coding sequence ATGGGGCGCGCATGGCCGAGTCCTCGAGAGGTCCTGAGGCGGGTGAGCGTGGTCCTGGCCTTGGTGCTCGTGGCCACCCCGGCCTCAGCCCAGCCGAGCATCCCGGAGTCCCAGGAGCTGGCCATCGGACGGACGGTGGCAGCCCAGCTCATCGCGGAGTACGGGCTGGTGGGCGATGCAGAGTGGCTGGGGTTCCTGAGCGGGTTGCGGGATCGTCTGCTGCCCTTCTCGGGGCGCCCCGGGATCCCCTATCAGGTAGGCATCCTCAACCATACGGTTCCCAATGCCGCGAGCACCCCGGGGTGGCTCTTCGTCACCGCGGGATTGGTGCACCTGCGTCCGGAGGTGGACGCCTGGGCGTTCGTTCTCGCGCACGAGATCGCCCACATCGCCCGCCGCCACGTGGCCCAGCACGTGGCTCGGGCCCAGGCGGGCCAGCTCGCCAGCATCCTCGTGGCCATCCTCACGGGAAGCCGTGCGGCGGGGGACGTGGTGGGGCTCCTGGTGCAGCTCTCCACCCTGGGGTTTTCCCGGGAGCTGGAGCTGGAGGCGGACCGGGAGGCCCTGCGGATGCTGGTGGAGGCGGGATTCGATCCGCAGGCGGCGTCCCGTACCCTCTCGTGGTTCAACGAGGTGACGGGCCGCCGACAGGAGCGCACCCACTGGACGGGCACCCACCCTGGGTTCCTGGACCGGGTGGCGGCGGTGCAGCGGGCCTACGAGGAGTTCGGGGCGCGGGGGTTGCCCCTGCGGGTCCGGCACTTCCGGATCCGGTACGAAGTGGGGCCCGTGGTGCTGGTGCCGGAGCGGCTGGTGGAGCTCCGGGACGCCTGGAACCTCCACCTCCTCGTGGAGAACCGGGGGGAGCGGCCGGCCGGAGTCCAGAGCATGAACGCGGTGTTGGTGGGACCGGATGGGGAGGTCCGCGTCCGCTTCCTGCGCTCTACGCTCCCGGAAGAGGTCCCCGCGCAGGGTCGGGTCCAGGGCGTGCTGGCCTTCGAGAAGAAGTCCAGCCGGTGGCCGGAGGCCCTGGTGGTGCCCGTGCGCGTCGGGGAGGAGCGGGGGGAGGCGCGGGTGGATCTCACCTCCGGCGGTCCCTACACGCCGCCCTCCGCTCCGCCGTCCCTCCCGCGGCCCCCGTCCCTGCCGTAG
- a CDS encoding Maf family protein, which translates to MLASTSPQRRSILRQLGIPFVVIPPRYEERDCGPDPVAMVREQARGKARSVFPQARGRPVLGVDTTVVLEGRVFGKPATPEEAGRMLRALAGRTHLVISGLYLGTPEWEELHHEVTYVTFRPLGPREIEAYVATGEWEGRAGGYAIQGRGAALVERIEGDYWNVVGLPASLLVRVLCRRFPGTYGFGEPGEVW; encoded by the coding sequence GTGCTGGCCTCCACCTCGCCCCAGCGCCGGTCCATCCTCCGGCAGCTGGGCATCCCCTTCGTGGTGATCCCTCCTCGATACGAGGAAAGGGACTGCGGCCCGGATCCTGTGGCCATGGTGCGGGAACAGGCCCGGGGGAAGGCCCGATCGGTGTTCCCGCAGGCCCGGGGACGTCCGGTGCTGGGCGTGGACACCACGGTGGTGCTGGAGGGCCGTGTCTTCGGTAAACCCGCCACGCCGGAGGAGGCGGGGCGGATGCTGCGGGCACTCGCGGGCCGCACGCACCTGGTGATCTCCGGCCTGTACCTGGGGACTCCGGAGTGGGAGGAGCTGCACCACGAGGTCACCTATGTCACCTTTCGGCCCCTGGGGCCGCGGGAAATCGAGGCGTACGTGGCCACGGGGGAGTGGGAAGGGCGAGCAGGGGGATACGCCATCCAGGGCCGGGGAGCGGCCCTGGTGGAGCGCATCGAGGGGGACTACTGGAACGTGGTGGGGCTCCCAGCGTCGCTGCTGGTGCGGGTGCTCTGCCGCAGGTTTCCCGGAACATACGGGTTCGGGGAGCCCGGAGAGGTGTGGTAG
- the ftsY gene encoding signal recognition particle-docking protein FtsY — translation MGFVQRLQESLRRTRQALAEHLEVLFAKPPDERFFEDLEEALLRADVGPDTAEEITREMRRQALSGLHRPEDLRRALRAILLDRLGEPEPLRVDPPPAVVLVLGVNGSGKTTTVGKLAYHLTREGRRVLVAAADTFRAAAVDQLEAWARRAGVPVVRHREGSDPGAVVFDALQALRARSYDVLLVDTAGRLHTKSNLMEELRKIRRVVDRQLPGGTVEALLVLDATTGQNALAQAHLFREAAGASGIVLAKLDSSAKGGVVLAIRRELGIPVKLVGTGERMEDLSPFDPEAFVEALLPEA, via the coding sequence ATCGGGTTTGTGCAACGGTTACAGGAAAGCCTCCGGCGGACCCGGCAGGCCCTCGCGGAGCACCTGGAGGTCCTGTTCGCCAAACCCCCGGACGAACGCTTCTTCGAGGATCTCGAGGAGGCCCTCCTCCGCGCGGACGTGGGACCGGATACGGCGGAGGAGATCACCCGGGAGATGCGGCGACAGGCTCTCTCAGGTCTCCACCGACCCGAGGACCTGCGTCGGGCCCTCCGGGCCATCCTCCTGGATCGGTTGGGAGAACCGGAGCCCTTGCGGGTAGACCCGCCGCCCGCGGTGGTACTGGTCCTAGGGGTGAACGGTTCCGGAAAGACCACCACCGTAGGCAAACTGGCCTACCACCTGACCCGGGAGGGCCGACGGGTGCTGGTGGCCGCCGCGGACACCTTCCGGGCCGCGGCCGTAGACCAGCTGGAAGCCTGGGCCCGGCGTGCGGGGGTTCCCGTGGTGCGGCACCGGGAGGGATCGGATCCCGGTGCGGTGGTCTTCGACGCCCTGCAGGCCCTGCGGGCCCGGAGCTACGATGTGCTGCTGGTGGATACCGCGGGGAGGTTGCACACCAAGAGCAACCTCATGGAGGAGCTGCGGAAAATCCGGAGGGTGGTGGATCGGCAACTGCCCGGAGGGACCGTGGAGGCTTTGCTCGTCCTGGACGCCACCACGGGCCAGAATGCCCTCGCGCAGGCGCACCTCTTCCGGGAGGCGGCGGGCGCCAGCGGCATCGTGCTCGCCAAGCTGGACAGCTCCGCCAAGGGGGGAGTGGTGCTGGCCATCCGGCGGGAGCTCGGCATCCCCGTGAAGCTGGTGGGTACGGGCGAGCGGATGGAGGACCTGAGCCCCTTCGACCCCGAGGCCTTCGTGGAAGCCCTCCTCCCGGAGGCTTGA
- a CDS encoding class I SAM-dependent methyltransferase → MREHYFVPTPMVRSRPREVRLWFGSRLFVFETDRGVFSHGSVDRGTRLLLEALEVRPEDEILDVGCGYGVIGLVAAAQAPRGHAVLVDVNERAVALARRNALRNGIHNVEVLQGDLYKPVGSRTFDLIATNPPIRAGRAVVRALIEGARKHLKPGGRFYLVARTAQGARTLGRLIGEVFGGVVEVERGGGYRVYRAVREDGRV, encoded by the coding sequence GTGAGGGAGCACTACTTCGTCCCTACCCCCATGGTCCGATCCCGGCCCCGGGAGGTGCGTCTGTGGTTCGGGAGCCGGCTTTTCGTGTTCGAGACGGACCGGGGCGTGTTCAGTCACGGCTCTGTGGATCGGGGAACCCGGCTGCTGCTGGAGGCCCTGGAGGTGCGGCCGGAGGACGAGATCCTGGATGTGGGATGTGGCTACGGGGTGATCGGCCTCGTGGCTGCGGCCCAGGCGCCCCGGGGGCACGCGGTCCTGGTGGACGTCAACGAACGGGCGGTGGCGCTCGCCCGCCGTAACGCCCTGCGGAACGGCATCCACAACGTGGAGGTCCTGCAGGGCGATCTCTACAAACCCGTGGGAAGCCGCACGTTCGACCTGATCGCCACGAACCCACCCATCCGGGCGGGCCGCGCGGTGGTCCGAGCCCTCATCGAGGGCGCTCGGAAGCACCTCAAGCCGGGGGGACGGTTTTACCTCGTGGCCCGCACCGCCCAGGGCGCCCGCACCCTGGGCCGTCTCATCGGAGAGGTGTTCGGGGGGGTGGTGGAGGTGGAGCGGGGCGGCGGATACCGGGTGTACCGGGCCGTGAGGGAGGACGGCCGTGTTTGA